A genomic segment from Desulfurella amilsii encodes:
- a CDS encoding glycosyltransferase family 9 protein — MKILIIQLRQLGDVLLTATLARAIKENIQKSKVDFLTSNPAKEILTLNPFIDEIFTMQKDLFSEFSVIKNIRANSYDAVIDVQRTATTKRITFLSSASKKIAFKGKDNFYYNNVLIHENHSYTVDDRLTLLKPLGITIDDGIYLPELYYDKNTDNKIENLLQNLNLKNNFFVVMPTARKKIKSWPLDYFIQLIDKVYYELGYIPLVVVAPNEGLVLKEIKVHAKAKFFSFSNLSIKELACLIKKSQFFIGNDSFGGHVAVSQKKKAFILVGFSSGWFPKHKNTILTTAKLDCQPCNNWKKCPYELNNGYLKCFFSLKPTDVFNIIKSQLLV, encoded by the coding sequence ATGAAGATATTAATAATTCAACTTAGGCAATTAGGCGATGTTTTGCTAACAGCCACACTCGCAAGAGCTATCAAAGAAAACATTCAAAAGTCAAAAGTAGACTTTTTAACATCTAACCCTGCTAAAGAAATTTTGACATTAAATCCATTCATTGACGAAATATTTACTATGCAAAAAGATCTGTTTAGTGAATTTTCTGTAATCAAAAATATACGAGCAAATTCATACGATGCAGTTATAGACGTTCAAAGAACTGCAACAACCAAAAGGATAACTTTTCTTAGCTCAGCTAGCAAGAAAATTGCATTTAAAGGCAAAGATAATTTTTACTATAATAATGTTTTGATTCACGAAAATCATAGCTATACTGTTGATGACAGGCTAACACTGTTAAAACCATTGGGTATAACAATTGATGATGGTATATATTTGCCCGAGCTCTACTACGATAAAAATACTGATAATAAAATAGAAAATTTATTACAAAATCTAAACCTAAAAAATAATTTTTTTGTCGTAATGCCAACAGCAAGAAAAAAGATAAAAAGCTGGCCTTTGGATTATTTTATTCAATTAATCGATAAAGTATATTATGAATTAGGATATATACCTCTTGTTGTTGTGGCGCCAAACGAAGGCTTGGTCCTCAAAGAGATTAAAGTTCACGCGAAGGCAAAATTCTTTAGTTTTAGCAATTTAAGTATAAAAGAACTGGCTTGTCTAATTAAAAAATCACAATTTTTTATTGGTAATGATTCATTTGGCGGTCATGTTGCCGTAAGCCAAAAGAAAAAAGCTTTTATTCTTGTAGGTTTTAGCTCTGGTTGGTTTCCCAAACACAAGAACACTATACTAACAACAGCAAAACTTGATTGTCAACCGTGCAATAATTGGAAAAAATGCCCCTATGAACTTAATAATGGCTATCTTAAGTGTTTTTTTTCACTTAAACCCACCGATGTATTTAACATTATAAAATCACAATTATTAGTTTAA